The genomic stretch CACTTGGATATACGATGTGATTTCTCTTCAGGAGAATGGATCTAAACTTTTCTCGGCCTTCCACCGGCAATTATTTCCCATTAGCGTcgtattttttttttctcggGTTCCTGTCTGTCCCTCCTGACCCTGATTGGGGCTGAAAATGAGGCCGTAATTTAAGACAAGCGAAGGTTTGACCTGCAGCTATTATTAGTTATGAATAGAAGGCCATGGCCACTTGTATCCTGTGTTTCTGGCATTGAAAAATCCTGCCTGTCACCGCGAAGAGTTCGTTGAGTGCAATTGCTTCGCAGTGATGGAGTGGACGGCAGAGAAACTCGCCGCGAGGCTGCCAGTCTTCCAACAGCGAGGCCCTGATGTGCCCGTTTGGCGCCAGTTCCTTAACTTTCTGGGTTGTGTCTTGATCCTCCCCGTGTACTACTTTATCACCGGCTACAGTCGTCATCCCTTGACGCTGGACATCTTGATTAGCATCTTCGTGGCTGAATTCAACCGATATTCCAACGAGGGGCGGCGACGCCGGCTATATGGTCTCGATGCGCCgacaaagacaaaagaagaccCCGAAAAGGCTCTCATGTCTCCCAGCCTCCATACGGGCCCCGAATGCTTGGCGGTGGTAGTAGGCTATCGCGAAGATCCAGAACTCTTCCGTCGCGCCTTGGATAGCTACAAACGTGCTGACGGGTGCCGTTTCATCCTGGTTGGAGTGGACGGTGACGAGAAAGCCGACATGGAAATGGTCCGCgtctttgaagaagcttaTCCCGAAGACTCGGCCATTGTGCATATTGATGAGCCGTTTGGTGAGATCGCCATGCGCACGTACAAGAAAATCACGGAAGCTTGTTACGAGACCCCTGAGCGCTGCCAGGAGATGACCATTGCCCACTGCTGCCAGTTGGCTCGGGAGATTCTCGCCGAACATGATCTTGGACTGGGTGAGTTGGGAGGTGTCTCCCGGCTGTGTTTGTACCAGCCGCATATGCACAAGAAAGCAATTATGTTCACCTCGTTTATTTTCTCTATCGTGATTTCGGACATTCTCGGTATTGAATACATGTGGTCTTCCGATTCCGACACCATCGTCTTTACAGATTCCGTGCGCCGTACCGTTGAGACGATCGCCGGAGATCCAACGGCCGGTGGAGGCAGTTCCGGATTGGTAGTGCACAATGAAGATGATTCAATGACGACGAAACTTGGAAGCGCAGTCTACTGGTGCGAGCTGTACATGACAAGATCGACTTCTGCATCCTCGGGCACGAGCGACTGCCAGAGTGGTCCAAGTACCGCGTTCCGGGTGTCCGCATTGCCCTCAATTCTATACCCCTGGTACACACAGACAGTCTTCGGTCGTCGAATGGTCAGTCAAAGCCTCAGACCCTTGTCTTCCCTTTGAGAATTCCAGCTAACAAACCATAGATTATCAATGAAGACCGCCATCTAACAACAAACCTTCTCTTGCGCGGCTGGACGGTCACATACGCCTCCGACACATTAACAGCCACTGATACTCCAACGACATTCAGCCGATGGCTCCTCCAACAAGTCCGTTGGGGTCGAGCAACGCATATCGAAAGCTTCCAACAGCCAAGAGTCTATCTCCTCAATCACCCTGTCTTCTTCTGGGCCGCTATGAAGAAAGAGGTCGGCCCgctcctcgtcttcctctgtgTGCTCTACTACCTCGTCACCGGCCAACGCTTCGCCTACTTCTCCTCTAACGACGCTTTCCTCCGTGTAGCCTACACAATCGGCTACAACTGGCTGCGTAACCCAGACCGCGGTCCGCGCAATGCCTGGGTCTGGATCGCCCCCGCACTAGTCTTCTACAACATTCCCCTCCCCAGCATCCATCTCTGGAGCATGTTGACCGTGTTTGACGGAGGATGGGGGACCTCAATGCGATCAAATGCCGAGTTGTCGAAGCGCGAGCAGTTCTGGAAACGCGCGTATGACCTGGGTTTCTTCGTGGTGTGGATGGGTATTGTGGGGGGTACCGCTGCCCGGATGTTATCTGGCTATGCGGGCTGGGATGCAGCTGGTACGGCGAAGGCCATCTTCTTGGGCGTGTTCTTCCCGTCTGCTGTGTCGTTTTATGGGTTGTTAGTTCGTGGatgatttcctcttcttgggaTATATTTAATTCTATAGTATTATAATTTAGATTACACGACTGGTTAGAAATGCACATATTTTTCTGGATGTTCAATGATCGGCATTGCTTTGTGGAAGCTATTCGGGAGAGAAGATGAGTCTGTTAGTATAGACATCCATATTCAACATACTTACGGCCTATCTACAAGTTATGATGACACGAATATCGGCTAGTATTGTGGTAATTGCAACTATTGCCAAGAGTATATTCCACGGCGCTTGTCTTGCTCTATGATCCTCATAAAAATTACAACCCATGAACTCTACCACGATACTACCATACACCACACTGGCACACATGGGACACGGGGTTGCTTCGGAGACAATTCCTTCTGCTCCAACAAGCTCCACTCAAGTACCATATGATGTCTCGTCATGATCTCTACAGAGAAAAGCTTAGCCAAAGCCACGGAACACGCCAAGCCACAATGAGCGATCTGCATTGGATCTATACACTCTATACTGATAGTCTATGCCCGTCAGCAAGGAGGGCGACGCTTGCCACGCATGTAGATCGAAGATCTATTTGTACATGAAACACATACAATGGACAACCTTGCATGGATTCCATACTCTCGAGAGATAGAACGCCAAGGAGTTAAATCTCCTTAGTTGAGACATTGTCCTTCCTGTTACGGTAGTATCATTAGCATGCCTGTCGATCGATCCACAGATGAAGATAGGCACGAGCCGCCCCACCAGTCTAATTTGGGTGATTGTGGCTTGCTATCTAAGTTCCATCTTGCCGTAGCGTTCCTGATCTACTGGATAGTGTAGATATTAGATATTGCTCAATGGTAGAAGGCGGGGGATTCATCATCATGTTCGAGATAGACATTTAGAGTTACTGGATGCTCTTTCCCATGGGTATGTGAGCTCTCAGCTAGGGGTATTCTCCACTAGGTTCATTATCGAAAATTATCGCCATCCGTGGAGTCTTTGGACATTGTTGGAAAATAGTGTGGCGGAACGATCAACACCCCTAGCGTTTGAACCCTGAGAGACGGGTATACAATGTACATTGATCAAGGCGCTAGTATCTCGGCAGCTTATCCTCCCCTATTGTTCAAGTATTCAATTGGCCGAGTAGGAAGTGCATCTGGCGGAGTTTATAGATCGGTATGCAGGTACACGTAAGAAGCTTTGGGAAATGAAATTGTTGCGTAGAGGTATTGAATTGAGTCACGTATCGGAGTTGACCCATCAGGAGGGGTGTGTAGATCTCATTAATGTTCAACATGAGCTCACATGGTTGTGGATTTGGTGCATTTCAGATTTCATGAGCGAGTTTAGGAAATTCCATAGGGATCAACACATATACAATTATGCATAGCAAGCAAAGTAAGCAATACAGACATAACAGCTTTATGCATTCTCAGGTGACCTCGGTCCCTGAATGACTCAGCATCCTATCAGAACATCAGGTGATTTATCAGTACAGTCACGTGCCACATCCCGCTGATAACGCATGAATTTTTTGGAGATCAACAAAATTCCCGCGGTGACGAATTAAAATAACCACCAGGAATTGCGAAATGGGAAAAGTCGCTCGAACCAAGCACAGCAGAGGTGCCAACGGCCCATACCAGAAGCCCGACCAGGGCCCACTGGGTAAAGCGACCTCCGCAATTTTCAAGTTCAACACCGACCTCGGTCAACATATTCTTAAGAATGGAGCGATCGCCGATGCCATTGTCGACAAGGCCAATATCCAGCAGGGCCAGACGGTTCTGGAAGTCGGTCCCGGTCCCGGTGTTCTAACGAATCGCATTCTCGCAAAGGCCAAGAAAGTGGTGGCGGTCGAAGTCGATCCTCGAATGGCTGCTGAACTCACCAAGAATGTACAAGGCACgccggcggagaagaaactCCAGATTGTCCTTGGTGACTTTGTCAAGACGGATTTGAGCCAGTTGCCTCCGTTCCAGATTTGCATCAGTAATACCCCTTATCAGGTATGTGTGCTGTGTTTCCTTGGAGTGGATTGTTGATCGATATGAATGCGGGGCAGAGAACTGACAATTTAATTTCATGATAGATTTCTTCCCCGCTTATCTTCAAACTCCTCTCCATGCCTAATCCTCCCAAAATGTGCGTTCTGATGGTCCAGCGCGAATTCGCCCTCCGTCTTGTTGCCCGGCCCGGAGATTCCTTATATTCTCGACTCTCGGTGAACGTGCAGTTCTTCTCGCGCGTCCAGCATATCATGAAAGTGGGCAGGAACAACTTCCGTCCTCCACCACAGGTCGAGTCTAGTGTGGTCCGAGTCGAGCCCAAGTCCGATCGTCCGGCGATCAGCTGGGATGAATGGGATGGTATGCTCCGTATTTGCTTCGTGCGTAAGAACAAGACCCTGCGTGCAGGCTTCATGGGAAACAAGACGCGCGCCATGATCGAAAGAAACTGGATCACTTTCGCCACGATGTACCCGGAGAAGGTTACGCAGGCGGATATAGACTTCATGCTGGGTAATGGGGAGCCGGAACCCATGGAGGACGTGGAAATGGATACCAATAATGACGCggatgatgatgttcctGAGatggacgaggatgatataCTAATGGGTGATATGGGattcgaaaagaagaatgttCCGGAGATTCCCAAGGGAGCTCTTCTGACTATCGGCAACAACAAGGTTTCTCGAGTCATGGTTACCAAGTTAATACAGGTCAAGCTTCAGCGGATCCTGGACCGGACCGAACTGGCCAATGCTCGGGCGCAGAAGTGCGATGAGAATgatttccttcgtcttcttcacgcCTGCAATAAGGAAGGCATACACTTCTCATAGTCCAGTGACGTTCAGTGATCATTTGAGTTCGACGAGCAATGAGATTCGTATGTATGTGTGATGGGCACGCTGTTACGGGATAGCAGCCAGTTAGCGAGCACATTTTTTAGAGTTAATGATATCCTAAAAGTTTTTTATGAGGCAGTCAATTGCCAGGCTTGAAAGCTGTATACTCGCACAATCTAGAGCGAGCGAGGGTAGTTATTAGACCTAAAAGCCTCACACGAAGTCGCAAGATAGATCCTATACGAAATACGAGGACACGAAGCTTGCGTTCTTGTCGCTATATAACTTGAGCAATATCTCCAATCATGAACTTATCATAAGCAGTAATGAACCATGTCAGACGAAAGCAGTAGGGCTGAACACACACGTGACTGTCCTCAAAAGAAGTCCTAAATAGCGATAAACATCAAGCAAAGCTTGTGT from Aspergillus oryzae RIB40 DNA, chromosome 1 encodes the following:
- a CDS encoding uncharacterized protein (chitin synthase/hyaluronan synthase (glycosyltransferases)) — its product is MEWTAEKLAARLPVFQQRGPDVPVWRQFLNFLGCVLILPVYYFITGYSRHPLTLDILISIFVAEFNRYSNEGRRRRLYGLDAPTKTKEDPEKALMSPSLHTGPECLAVVVGYREDPELFRRALDSYKRADGCRFILVGVDGDEKADMEMVRVFEEAYPEDSAIVHIDEPFGEIAMRTYKKITEACYETPERCQEMTIAHCCQLAREILAEHDLGLGELGGVSRLCLYQPHMHKKAIMFTSFIFSIVISDILGIEYMWSSDSDTIVFTDSVRRTVETIAGDPTAGGGSSGLVVHNEDDSMTTKLGSAVYWCELYMTRSTSASSGTSDCQSGPSTAFRVSALPSILYPWYTQTVFGRRMIINEDRHLTTNLLLRGWTVTYASDTLTATDTPTTFSRWLLQQVRWGRATHIESFQQPRVYLLNHPVFFWAAMKKEVGPLLVFLCVLYYLVTGQRFAYFSSNDAFLRVAYTIGYNWLRNPDRGPRNAWVWIAPALVFYNIPLPSIHLWSMLTVFDGGWGTSMRSNAELSKREQFWKRAYDLGFFVVWMGIVGGTAARMLSGYAGWDAAGTAKAIFLGVFFPSAVSFYGLLVRG
- a CDS encoding dimethyladenosine transferase (ribosomal RNA adenine dimethylase) → MGKVARTKHSRGANGPYQKPDQGPLGKATSAIFKFNTDLGQHILKNGAIADAIVDKANIQQGQTVLEVGPGPGVLTNRILAKAKKVVAVEVDPRMAAELTKNVQGTPAEKKLQIVLGDFVKTDLSQLPPFQICISNTPYQISSPLIFKLLSMPNPPKMCVLMVQREFALRLVARPGDSLYSRLSVNVQFFSRVQHIMKVGRNNFRPPPQVESSVVRVEPKSDRPAISWDEWDGMLRICFVRKNKTLRAGFMGNKTRAMIERNWITFATMYPEKVTQADIDFMLGNGEPEPMEDVEMDTNNDADDDVPEMDEDDILMGDMGFEKKNVPEIPKGALLTIGNNKVSRVMVTKLIQVKLQRILDRTELANARAQKCDENDFLRLLHACNKEGIHFS